The Streptomyces cynarae genome contains a region encoding:
- a CDS encoding beta-L-arabinofuranosidase domain-containing protein translates to MSSSVSRRRLLQLAGATVAASATGSFLGASSAQAAIAPARTDIGVLAHPFELGQVRLTASRWLDNQNRTQNYLRFIDVDRLLYNFRANHKLSTNGATANGGWDAPNFGFRTHIQGHFLTAWAQSYAVTGDTTCRDKATYMVAELAKCQANNSAAGFSAGYLSGYPESNFTALEQGTSGEVLYYTIHKTLVGLLDVWRHIGSTQARDVLLALAGWVDWRTSRLTSQQMQTMLRVEFGGMNAVLTDLYQQTGDARWLTVAQRFDHAAVFDPLASNQDQLGGLHANTQVPKWIGAAREYKATGTTRYRDIATNAWNITVNAHTYAIGGNSQAEHFRAPNAIAGYLTNDTCESCNTINMLTLTRELFTLDPNRVALFDYYERAWLNQIIGQQNPADDHGHVTYFTPLKPGGRRGVGPALGGGTWSTDYGTFWCCQGTGLEMHTRLMDSIYFHNDTTLTVNMFVPSVLTWTERGITVTQTTTYPVSDTTTLQVTGSVSGTWAMRIRIPSWTTGATISVNGVAQNITTTPGSYATLNRSWTSGDTVTVRLPMRIGIRPANDNANVAAITYGPVVLAGNYGDSTLSSLPALTTSSIKRTSSSSLAFTATANGSTVNLGPFHDAHGFNYTVYWNTTGNTVRLANVGSGLLLGIQNMSTADGGRALQWTDNGTADHNWEMITDGSAVRFRNAHSGKVLGVLSMSTTDGATVLQWSDNGTADHRWTLLDQGDGTYKIRNENSGKLLAIAGNSTAVGAFAVQDADDGTADNRWRIVLN, encoded by the coding sequence ATGTCTTCCTCCGTCAGCAGGCGTCGTCTCCTGCAACTGGCCGGGGCCACCGTGGCCGCCTCTGCCACAGGATCCTTCCTCGGCGCGTCTTCCGCCCAAGCGGCCATCGCCCCCGCGAGGACCGACATCGGGGTCTTGGCGCACCCCTTCGAACTCGGCCAGGTACGACTCACCGCGAGCCGGTGGCTGGACAACCAGAACCGCACCCAGAACTACCTGCGGTTCATCGATGTCGACCGGCTGCTGTACAACTTCCGCGCCAACCACAAGCTGTCCACCAACGGCGCGACCGCCAACGGCGGCTGGGACGCGCCGAACTTCGGCTTCCGCACCCACATCCAGGGGCACTTCCTCACGGCATGGGCACAGTCGTACGCCGTCACCGGGGACACCACCTGCCGGGACAAGGCCACCTACATGGTCGCGGAACTGGCCAAATGCCAGGCCAACAACAGCGCCGCCGGTTTCAGCGCCGGGTACCTCTCCGGCTACCCCGAGTCCAACTTCACTGCTCTCGAGCAGGGAACCAGTGGCGAAGTGCTGTACTACACCATCCACAAGACCCTCGTCGGCCTGCTGGACGTATGGCGCCACATCGGCAGCACACAAGCCCGGGACGTGCTGCTCGCCCTGGCCGGATGGGTCGACTGGCGCACCAGCCGGCTGACCAGCCAGCAGATGCAGACCATGCTGCGCGTCGAGTTCGGCGGCATGAACGCCGTGCTGACCGATCTCTACCAGCAGACGGGCGACGCGCGGTGGCTCACCGTCGCCCAGCGCTTCGACCACGCCGCGGTGTTCGACCCCCTGGCGTCCAACCAGGACCAGCTGGGCGGACTGCACGCCAACACCCAGGTTCCCAAGTGGATCGGTGCCGCCCGGGAGTACAAGGCCACCGGCACCACCCGCTACCGGGACATCGCCACCAACGCCTGGAACATCACCGTCAACGCGCACACCTACGCCATCGGCGGCAACAGCCAGGCGGAGCACTTCCGCGCCCCGAACGCCATCGCCGGCTACCTGACCAACGACACGTGCGAAAGCTGCAACACCATCAACATGCTCACCCTCACCCGGGAGCTGTTCACGCTCGACCCGAACCGCGTCGCGTTGTTCGACTACTACGAGCGGGCGTGGCTCAACCAGATCATCGGCCAGCAGAACCCGGCCGACGACCACGGCCACGTCACCTACTTCACCCCCCTCAAGCCGGGAGGTCGGCGCGGTGTGGGCCCGGCGTTGGGCGGCGGCACCTGGAGCACCGACTACGGCACCTTCTGGTGCTGCCAGGGCACGGGCCTGGAGATGCACACCAGGCTGATGGACTCCATCTACTTCCACAACGACACCACGCTGACCGTGAACATGTTCGTGCCGTCGGTGCTCACTTGGACGGAGCGCGGTATCACCGTCACCCAGACGACGACCTACCCTGTCAGCGACACGACGACCCTTCAGGTCACCGGCAGCGTCAGCGGAACGTGGGCGATGCGCATCCGTATACCGAGCTGGACCACCGGGGCCACCATCAGCGTCAACGGCGTCGCGCAGAACATCACCACCACCCCCGGCAGCTACGCCACCCTGAACCGCTCCTGGACCTCCGGCGACACCGTCACCGTCCGCCTGCCCATGCGGATCGGCATCCGACCGGCCAACGACAACGCGAACGTCGCCGCGATCACCTACGGCCCGGTGGTCCTTGCCGGCAACTACGGTGACTCCACGCTCAGCTCCCTCCCTGCGCTGACCACGTCCTCGATCAAACGGACCAGCAGCAGTTCACTCGCCTTCACCGCCACCGCCAACGGCTCCACCGTCAACCTGGGCCCATTCCACGACGCGCACGGCTTCAACTACACCGTCTACTGGAACACCACCGGCAATACCGTCCGTCTCGCCAACGTGGGCAGCGGTCTCCTGCTGGGCATTCAGAACATGTCCACGGCCGACGGTGGCCGCGCTCTGCAGTGGACGGACAACGGCACCGCCGACCACAACTGGGAAATGATCACTGATGGAAGCGCGGTCCGCTTCCGCAACGCCCACAGCGGCAAGGTGCTCGGCGTCCTGAGCATGTCCACGACGGACGGCGCGACCGTCCTGCAGTGGTCGGACAACGGCACCGCCGACCACAGGTGGACGCTGCTCGACCAGGGCGACGGGACCTACAAGATCCGCAACGAGAACAGCGGCAAGCTGCTCGCCATCGCGGGCAACTCCACCGCGGTCGGCGCGTTCGCGGTCCAGGACGCGGACGACGGCACCGCCGACAACCGCTGGCGCATCGTGCTGAACTAG
- a CDS encoding glycoside hydrolase family 43 protein — MSALRARLTLILLAVCLLFTGQALTAPQRAAAADPGYLMVHFTGDSATGQMLYLAHSTDGLHWNDLNGGAPVLNSKIGTKGVRDPALVRSPDGSKYWIIATDLCIRCGSTYTNGSPNFVVWESTDLVTWSDPWLLGAATLIPGGKNAWAPEAIFNPETNDYVLYWATNATVNGIFKYRIYSARTKDFRTITTPQIWIDPPGSTPVVDTQMTEVPAGIGPYRYLRVSGDGQNNVEASNSILGTWTNLGNLSSIGLTGNVVEGPVWMKFRDRNEWALYIDYNNPQGVREYRPILTTNPFDVSTYRLQDATSYDMGGTPKRHGAIMTLTAAEESRVLARWPNTPAQRLQSYNFPDRYVRQINFDVRIDPTVTPAEDAQFRLRPGLTGTGTVSFESVNYPGYFLRHANYDFQLVRNDGSAQFAADATFNKVAGLADSTWSSFQSYNHPDRYIRHYAYYLKLDPITTATGRSDATFRVTS; from the coding sequence ATGTCTGCGCTCCGCGCCCGGCTGACGTTGATATTGCTCGCCGTCTGTCTCCTCTTCACGGGCCAGGCCCTCACCGCACCCCAGCGAGCGGCCGCCGCCGACCCCGGCTACCTGATGGTGCATTTCACCGGCGACTCCGCGACCGGGCAGATGCTGTACCTCGCGCACAGCACGGACGGCCTGCACTGGAACGACCTCAACGGCGGAGCGCCGGTCCTGAACTCCAAGATCGGCACGAAGGGGGTGCGCGATCCCGCACTGGTGCGCTCTCCCGACGGGAGCAAGTACTGGATCATCGCGACCGACCTGTGCATCCGCTGCGGCTCCACGTACACCAACGGCAGCCCCAACTTCGTGGTGTGGGAGTCGACCGACCTGGTGACCTGGTCGGATCCGTGGCTGCTCGGCGCCGCCACACTGATCCCCGGCGGAAAGAACGCGTGGGCACCGGAGGCGATCTTCAACCCCGAGACCAACGACTACGTCCTGTACTGGGCGACGAACGCCACGGTCAACGGCATCTTCAAATACCGCATCTACTCCGCCCGCACCAAGGACTTCCGCACCATCACCACCCCGCAGATCTGGATCGACCCCCCCGGCAGCACGCCGGTCGTCGACACCCAGATGACCGAGGTGCCCGCCGGCATCGGCCCCTACCGCTACCTGAGGGTCTCCGGCGACGGCCAGAACAACGTCGAAGCCAGCAACTCGATCCTGGGGACGTGGACCAACCTCGGCAACCTCTCCAGCATCGGCCTCACCGGCAACGTGGTCGAAGGCCCGGTGTGGATGAAGTTCAGGGACCGCAACGAGTGGGCCCTCTACATCGACTACAACAACCCGCAAGGCGTACGCGAATACCGGCCGATCCTGACGACCAACCCGTTCGACGTCAGCACCTATCGGCTTCAGGACGCGACCAGCTACGACATGGGCGGCACCCCCAAGCGCCACGGCGCGATCATGACCCTCACCGCGGCCGAGGAGAGCCGCGTGCTCGCCCGCTGGCCCAACACCCCGGCCCAGCGGCTCCAGTCGTACAACTTCCCGGACCGCTACGTGCGCCAGATCAACTTCGACGTGCGCATCGACCCCACCGTCACCCCCGCCGAGGACGCCCAGTTCCGGCTCAGGCCCGGCCTGACCGGCACCGGAACTGTCTCCTTCGAGTCGGTCAACTACCCCGGCTACTTCCTGCGCCACGCCAACTACGACTTCCAGCTGGTCCGCAACGACGGCAGCGCCCAGTTCGCCGCGGACGCCACCTTCAACAAGGTCGCCGGCCTCGCCGACTCCACCTGGTCGTCGTTCCAGTCGTACAACCACCCGGACCGCTACATCCGCCACTACGCCTACTACCTGAAGCTAGACCCGATCACCACCGCGACGGGACGCAGTGACGCCACCTTCCGCGTGACGAGCTGA
- a CDS encoding alpha/beta hydrolase, translating to MLQHLTIPRGPINLAADLHLPDNADSSAPLRAVVLSTPGSSVKEQIGANYASRLAARGIAALVLDPAHQGQSEGEPRDLEDPYRRGEDISYAIDALTTTLSIDPQRIGVLGICAGGGYAVHTARTDHRIKAVGTVVPVNIGAALRNFSPDGPAAALDALADARTEEARSGETTRVNWLPDTLEDAAAAGLTDIDTTQAVTYYRTERGGNEHSTNRRLLRSDSLLLGYDAFHLADRLMTQPLQVVLAGRIGNTGSYDMGMQLWKLAPNPVDLMVIDGAGHYEMYDEPAYVDAAVERLTSFYANNL from the coding sequence ATGCTTCAGCACCTCACGATCCCGCGCGGCCCCATCAACCTCGCCGCAGACCTCCACCTGCCCGACAACGCCGACAGCAGCGCACCGCTGCGCGCCGTCGTGCTCTCTACCCCAGGCAGCAGCGTCAAGGAGCAGATCGGCGCCAACTACGCCTCCCGTCTCGCCGCCCGCGGCATCGCCGCGCTCGTCCTCGACCCCGCCCATCAGGGCCAGAGCGAGGGCGAGCCCCGCGACCTCGAAGACCCCTACCGCCGAGGCGAGGACATCTCCTACGCCATCGACGCGCTCACCACGACCCTCAGCATCGACCCGCAGCGCATCGGCGTCCTCGGCATCTGCGCCGGTGGCGGCTACGCCGTGCACACCGCCCGCACGGACCACCGCATCAAAGCGGTCGGCACGGTCGTCCCCGTCAACATCGGCGCCGCGCTGCGCAACTTCTCCCCCGACGGTCCGGCCGCAGCACTCGACGCCCTCGCGGACGCCCGTACCGAAGAGGCCCGCTCCGGCGAGACAACCCGCGTGAACTGGCTGCCCGACACCCTTGAGGACGCCGCGGCAGCGGGCCTGACCGACATCGACACCACTCAGGCCGTCACCTACTACCGCACCGAGCGGGGCGGCAACGAACACTCCACGAACCGGCGCCTCTTGCGCAGCGACTCCCTCCTGCTGGGCTATGACGCGTTCCACTTGGCCGATCGGCTCATGACCCAGCCACTGCAGGTCGTCCTCGCCGGACGCATCGGCAACACCGGCTCCTACGACATGGGCATGCAGCTGTGGAAGCTGGCCCCCAACCCCGTCGACCTCATGGTGATCGACGGCGCCGGCCACTACGAGATGTACGACGAACCGGCATACGTCGACGCCGCCGTCGAACGACTCACCAGCTTCTATGCGAACAACCTGTAA
- a CDS encoding alpha-L-arabinofuranosidase B, with protein MFKPPWIRRVRRALLAAGATAALAAGLLTATAAPSQAATEGPCDIYAAGGTPCVAAHSTTRALYRAYNGPLYQVKRASDNATKDIGLLSAGGYADAAQQDSFCANTSCVITVIYDQSPKHNNLTQALKGYWPGPAENGNDNLANAFEAPVTVGGHKAYGVYVAPGTGYRNNNTNGIATGDQPEGMYAIFDGTHVNGGCCFDYGNAETTGNDDGNGTMEAIYFGTSTGWGSGSGTGPWIMADLENGLFSGVNRGLNAGDPTINHRFTTAIVKGGPNHWAIRGGNAQSGSLSTFYDGIRPTVGGYNPMKKQGAIILGIGGDNSNTGQGTFYEGVMTQGYPSDATENAVQANITASGYNSGSTSTGTLTPGSRISLQATTAPCCTSHYLRHNSADTKVVISSVNSTSSATDKANATWIVRAGLANTSCLSFESADKPGQFLRHSNYQLYLNTDNGGSSFAKDATFCPTAGNSGVGTSFQSVNFPTKYLRHYNYTAYIASNGGTNAWDNTTSWAQDTSWLTAAPWN; from the coding sequence ATGTTCAAGCCACCGTGGATACGCCGCGTCAGACGCGCGCTGCTCGCGGCCGGTGCCACCGCCGCGCTCGCCGCCGGTCTGCTCACCGCCACGGCCGCCCCCTCGCAGGCCGCCACCGAGGGGCCGTGCGACATCTACGCTGCGGGCGGCACCCCCTGCGTCGCCGCGCACAGCACCACCCGCGCCCTGTACAGGGCGTACAACGGCCCGCTGTACCAGGTCAAGCGCGCCTCCGACAACGCGACCAAGGACATCGGCCTGCTGAGCGCGGGCGGATACGCCGACGCCGCGCAGCAGGACTCCTTCTGCGCGAACACCAGCTGTGTCATCACCGTCATCTACGACCAGTCACCCAAGCACAACAACCTCACCCAGGCGCTCAAGGGCTACTGGCCCGGTCCGGCGGAGAACGGGAACGACAACCTGGCCAACGCCTTCGAGGCGCCGGTCACGGTCGGCGGGCACAAGGCGTACGGCGTCTACGTGGCCCCCGGCACCGGCTACCGCAACAACAACACCAACGGCATCGCCACCGGCGACCAGCCCGAGGGCATGTACGCCATCTTCGACGGCACGCACGTCAACGGCGGCTGCTGCTTCGACTACGGCAACGCCGAGACGACTGGCAACGACGACGGCAACGGCACCATGGAAGCCATCTACTTCGGCACCAGCACGGGCTGGGGCTCCGGCAGCGGCACCGGCCCCTGGATCATGGCCGACTTGGAGAACGGCCTGTTCTCCGGGGTCAACCGCGGCTTGAACGCGGGCGACCCGACCATCAACCACCGGTTCACGACCGCCATCGTCAAGGGCGGCCCGAACCACTGGGCCATCCGCGGCGGCAACGCCCAGTCGGGCAGTCTGTCCACCTTCTACGACGGCATACGCCCCACCGTCGGCGGCTACAACCCGATGAAGAAGCAGGGCGCGATCATCCTCGGCATCGGCGGTGACAACAGCAACACCGGCCAAGGCACCTTCTACGAAGGCGTCATGACCCAGGGCTACCCCTCGGACGCCACCGAGAACGCCGTCCAGGCCAACATCACCGCCTCCGGCTACAACAGCGGCTCGACCAGCACCGGAACCCTCACCCCCGGCTCCCGGATCTCCCTGCAGGCCACCACCGCGCCCTGCTGCACCTCCCACTACCTGCGCCACAACAGCGCCGACACCAAGGTCGTCATCTCCAGCGTCAACTCCACCAGCTCGGCCACCGACAAGGCCAACGCCACCTGGATCGTCCGGGCCGGACTGGCCAACACCTCCTGCCTGTCCTTCGAGTCCGCCGACAAGCCGGGCCAGTTCCTACGCCACTCCAACTACCAGCTCTACCTGAACACGGACAACGGCGGCAGCTCGTTCGCGAAGGACGCCACCTTCTGCCCCACCGCGGGCAACAGCGGCGTCGGCACCTCCTTCCAGTCCGTCAACTTCCCGACCAAGTACCTCCGCCACTACAACTACACGGCCTACATCGCCAGCAACGGCGGCACCAACGCCTGGGACAACACGACGTCGTGGGCCCAGGACACCAGCTGGCTCACCGCGGCTCCCTGGAACTGA
- a CDS encoding DUF6262 family protein, with product MIDGRRADSARRRERVLKALDVLLRSDEDITVSGLARAARVDRTYIYRHRDLLERVHAAAAAPPEEGRIAAVSRASLRADLTNALERNSRLTVRVRQLEKRLSESLGETAWKESGLGASADIDQLQRRITLLEQELADIRGQLDERTEELDAARAANRELTRALNQAR from the coding sequence ATGATCGACGGGCGGCGAGCCGACTCGGCCCGCCGCCGTGAACGCGTTCTCAAAGCTCTCGATGTCCTGCTGCGAAGCGACGAGGACATCACGGTCTCCGGACTGGCTCGCGCGGCACGAGTGGACCGTACCTACATCTACCGGCACCGCGACCTCCTCGAACGCGTCCACGCCGCCGCAGCAGCCCCACCAGAAGAAGGCCGGATCGCGGCCGTCAGCCGGGCCTCGCTGCGGGCAGACCTGACCAATGCGCTGGAGCGGAACAGTCGGCTGACAGTCCGGGTCCGGCAGTTGGAGAAGCGTCTGTCCGAGAGCCTCGGTGAAACCGCCTGGAAGGAATCCGGCCTTGGTGCGTCCGCCGACATTGACCAGCTTCAACGTCGCATCACGTTGCTCGAACAAGAGTTGGCCGACATAAGGGGCCAACTCGATGAGCGGACCGAGGAACTCGATGCTGCGCGGGCGGCTAACCGGGAACTGACCCGGGCGCTGAACCAGGCCCGCTGA
- a CDS encoding transposase has product MGCGHFRTDVSYLPDLEAYLADLLRNRERLAAFANADPWAKAEATPSDDEIARVRRLGQRVRQDLDELTDEDRAQIREAVALVRRSRGVSLGMPRVRQPLPDLRPESTGGPA; this is encoded by the coding sequence GTGGGCTGCGGACACTTTCGCACCGACGTCTCCTACCTCCCCGACCTTGAGGCATACCTGGCCGACCTGCTGCGCAACCGTGAACGTCTGGCCGCCTTCGCCAACGCCGACCCCTGGGCCAAGGCGGAGGCCACACCATCGGACGACGAGATTGCCCGTGTCCGTCGCCTGGGTCAGCGGGTGCGCCAGGACCTCGACGAGCTCACCGACGAGGACCGGGCCCAGATTCGCGAGGCAGTCGCGCTGGTCCGCCGCAGCCGCGGCGTGTCCCTGGGCATGCCGCGTGTCCGCCAGCCCCTGCCGGACCTTCGCCCGGAGAGTACCGGAGGGCCAGCATGA
- a CDS encoding MFS transporter, producing MSATQRIPAAIPPTSSAQSPATLQRSSRRAAFGIMIVLVGQLMLTLDGTIVNVALPSIGTGLGLGPSALSWIVNAYTLAFGGLMLTGGRLGDTYGRRRVFLIGLSVFTASSLLGGFAQSAALLIAARAAQGIGAALAAPGVLALVTTSARDDAARNRALALFAAVGIGGSTLGLLLGGVVTEVGSWRWTLFINVPIGIAVLALVPRFVAETPRNPGRFDLVGALSATGAAVAIVWALIGAPEHGWASAQTIGSLTAGVVLLAVLAMTERRVAHPMLVPALLRDRRRLGALAVTTLVFGSQIATFFLVVQYVQRVLHFGPIAAGAAFLPMTLGIFAMARTAPKLVARFGQKPLLITGALGLTASYVWLSNIDTTSGYVTAVLGPLLINGISAGLTFMPAASLMMSGVAPQHAGAASGLLQTVQQLGGAIGLAVVVSVYAAGAVPGQFVPGARAAFLTTAAFTLLASTLAALILRSRRQAHAKTN from the coding sequence ATGTCCGCAACGCAGCGCATCCCTGCCGCCATACCGCCGACTTCGTCCGCCCAATCGCCTGCCACTTTGCAGCGCAGCAGCCGCCGCGCGGCGTTCGGCATCATGATCGTGCTGGTCGGGCAGCTGATGCTCACCCTCGACGGCACCATCGTCAACGTGGCCCTGCCCAGCATCGGCACCGGTCTCGGCCTGGGCCCGTCCGCCCTGTCCTGGATCGTCAACGCCTACACCCTCGCCTTCGGCGGCCTGATGCTGACCGGCGGACGGCTCGGAGACACCTACGGCCGGCGGCGCGTCTTCCTCATCGGGCTGAGCGTCTTCACCGCCTCCTCCCTGCTCGGCGGCTTCGCCCAGAGCGCCGCCCTGCTGATCGCCGCCCGCGCGGCGCAGGGCATCGGAGCGGCCCTCGCCGCACCCGGCGTGCTCGCCCTGGTCACCACCAGCGCCCGCGACGACGCTGCACGCAACCGGGCCCTGGCCCTGTTCGCTGCCGTCGGTATCGGCGGCAGCACCCTCGGCCTTCTCCTGGGCGGTGTGGTCACCGAAGTCGGATCCTGGCGCTGGACCCTGTTCATCAACGTCCCCATCGGCATCGCCGTGCTCGCCCTCGTCCCGCGGTTCGTTGCCGAAACCCCGCGCAACCCCGGCCGCTTCGACCTCGTCGGCGCACTTAGCGCCACCGGCGCGGCCGTGGCCATCGTCTGGGCACTGATCGGCGCACCCGAGCACGGCTGGGCCTCCGCCCAGACCATCGGCTCTCTCACCGCCGGCGTCGTGCTCCTGGCCGTCCTGGCCATGACCGAACGCCGGGTCGCCCACCCGATGCTGGTGCCCGCCCTGCTGCGCGACCGACGCCGCCTGGGCGCTCTCGCCGTCACCACCCTGGTCTTCGGCTCCCAGATCGCCACGTTCTTCCTGGTCGTGCAGTACGTCCAGCGGGTGCTGCACTTCGGCCCCATCGCTGCCGGTGCCGCGTTCTTGCCGATGACGCTGGGCATCTTCGCCATGGCACGCACCGCTCCCAAGCTGGTGGCCCGCTTCGGACAGAAGCCGCTGCTGATCACCGGTGCCCTCGGCCTGACCGCCAGCTACGTCTGGCTCAGCAACATCGACACGACCAGTGGCTACGTCACCGCGGTCCTCGGCCCCCTGCTGATCAACGGCATCTCGGCCGGACTGACCTTCATGCCGGCCGCCTCCCTGATGATGAGCGGCGTCGCACCGCAGCACGCCGGAGCGGCCTCCGGCCTGCTCCAGACGGTCCAGCAGCTGGGCGGCGCCATCGGACTCGCCGTCGTCGTCTCGGTCTACGCCGCGGGAGCCGTCCCCGGCCAGTTCGTCCCCGGAGCCCGCGCCGCATTCCTGACCACCGCCGCATTCACGCTCCTGGCCTCCACCCTGGCAGCCCTCATCCTGCGCTCCCGCCGACAGGCCCACGCCAAGACCAACTGA
- a CDS encoding glycoside hydrolase family 43 protein produces MSATPLPSRRLFLGMAAAVPLSMTGALTVGSRSASAATASPFVMAYFTQSPRNLGTDYGLHLAVSTDALQWMPLNQNNPVVTPTAGDGGLRDPVILPKQDGTYVVMATNLKGTDWTKKSPYIHVWDSADLRSFDNYRLLKLYDMATHTWAPDAFWDASRGQYAILYSAVNSSGHNVIMVNYTTDFQTVTAPQVFFDPGYDVIDGTLAKDVNGVNYLYYKGHNSLTGAKSTSLNPGSFTQFTSGLAPQGGIEGPILAQAAGTWYLWGDANALFYTWQTSDLSTGTWTATDRRVYTQPLNSKHADIKQIPQTVYDNMVARWGKPAWNRLKSYNFPDRFWRQADSIGRIDPYPFDPYIDSQWKVVPGLADSSGVSFQSVTDPTRYLRHAYFQLRLDANDGTAKFAQDATFHKTAGLADPSWSSFRSHNYPDRYIRHYDYVLRIDPISNTTGRADATFSVWY; encoded by the coding sequence ATGAGCGCAACCCCCCTCCCGTCGCGCCGGCTGTTCCTCGGCATGGCCGCGGCCGTGCCGCTGTCCATGACGGGTGCGCTGACCGTCGGCAGCCGGTCCGCGAGCGCCGCGACGGCCTCCCCGTTCGTCATGGCCTACTTCACCCAGTCACCGAGAAACCTCGGTACGGACTACGGCCTGCACCTCGCCGTCAGCACCGACGCGCTGCAATGGATGCCGCTGAACCAGAACAACCCCGTCGTGACCCCGACCGCCGGCGACGGCGGTCTGCGCGACCCCGTCATCCTGCCCAAGCAGGACGGCACCTACGTCGTCATGGCGACCAACCTGAAGGGCACCGACTGGACCAAGAAGAGCCCGTACATCCACGTCTGGGACTCCGCCGACCTGCGCTCCTTCGACAACTACCGCCTGCTGAAACTGTACGACATGGCCACCCACACCTGGGCGCCCGACGCCTTCTGGGACGCCTCCCGCGGCCAGTACGCCATCCTCTACTCGGCCGTGAACAGCAGCGGCCACAACGTGATCATGGTGAACTACACCACGGACTTCCAGACGGTGACGGCACCGCAGGTCTTCTTCGACCCGGGCTACGACGTCATCGACGGCACCCTGGCGAAGGACGTGAACGGCGTCAACTACCTGTACTACAAAGGCCACAACAGCCTCACGGGTGCGAAGTCCACCTCGCTCAATCCCGGCAGCTTCACCCAGTTCACCTCGGGCCTGGCGCCTCAGGGAGGCATCGAGGGCCCGATCCTCGCCCAGGCCGCCGGCACCTGGTACCTGTGGGGCGACGCCAACGCGCTGTTCTACACCTGGCAGACCAGCGACCTCTCCACCGGCACCTGGACCGCCACCGACCGGCGTGTCTACACCCAGCCGCTGAACTCCAAGCACGCCGACATCAAGCAGATTCCCCAGACGGTGTACGACAACATGGTCGCTCGGTGGGGAAAGCCGGCCTGGAACCGGCTGAAGTCCTACAACTTCCCGGACAGATTCTGGCGGCAGGCCGACAGCATCGGCCGCATCGACCCGTACCCCTTCGACCCCTACATCGACTCGCAATGGAAGGTGGTGCCGGGGCTGGCCGACTCCTCCGGCGTCTCCTTCCAGTCCGTCACCGACCCGACCCGCTACCTGCGGCACGCCTACTTCCAGCTGCGACTGGACGCCAACGACGGCACCGCGAAGTTCGCCCAGGACGCCACCTTCCACAAGACGGCCGGGCTCGCCGACCCGTCCTGGTCGTCGTTCCGCTCGCACAACTACCCGGACCGCTACATCCGGCACTACGACTACGTGCTGCGCATCGACCCGATCTCCAACACCACCGGCAGAGCCGACGCCACGTTCTCCGTCTGGTACTGA
- a CDS encoding MarR family winged helix-turn-helix transcriptional regulator produces MSVDGAQLWTLNQRLLAVVMDACTRELAELGLETKEFFVLAEVEASPYPAEIATALLLPKASVTVYVRNLVAKGFIRREIDEADLRRHRLVLTAEGTQARDRALAALAAEYDRRLARVTPQDRVELQRILKAMLASPAIASTPS; encoded by the coding sequence ATGTCAGTCGACGGGGCGCAGCTGTGGACGCTGAACCAGCGGCTGCTGGCAGTCGTGATGGACGCCTGCACGCGGGAGCTGGCCGAGCTCGGGCTGGAGACGAAGGAGTTCTTCGTCCTGGCCGAGGTAGAGGCATCGCCGTACCCGGCCGAGATCGCGACCGCGCTGCTGCTGCCCAAGGCGAGCGTGACGGTCTACGTTCGCAACCTCGTCGCCAAGGGCTTCATCCGACGCGAGATCGACGAGGCGGACCTGCGGCGTCATCGGCTCGTACTGACCGCCGAGGGCACGCAAGCACGCGATCGCGCACTTGCAGCCCTCGCGGCGGAGTACGATCGCAGGTTGGCGAGGGTCACCCCCCAGGACCGCGTCGAGCTGCAACGCATCCTCAAAGCGATGCTCGCCTCGCCCGCGATCGCTTCTACGCCTTCTTGA